A part of Streptomyces sp. NBC_01210 genomic DNA contains:
- a CDS encoding cell division protein PerM, which yields MTQLTDHTPSMPQTPVAVQGGRQAALAALGSALVRGATAAGLGLGALAVLVMVLWISSPYPDSGPGGALHVAAGLWLLAHGTELVRTGTLSGSPAPVGVVPLFLVALPAWLVHRAARDALEQDRGRRRPSARGAVCAVTVGYLLVGAAAVLYAAGGPLAADPLSVVFHLPVVTVLSAVAGVWTASGRPRGPLPAGLPERVRRELARPQVSVALRSATAGAATLLGGGALLVAASLVWHADATQDSFLHLAGEWSGRLAVLLLGLALVPNAAVWGAAYGLGPGFALGAGATATPLALAGDPALPYFPLLAAVPSEGPGTPLNWAALVVPVAAGAVIAWFTERAAAVRYTEREEVWGCRGTALTVLLGATGCAAFMAILTAASSGPMGTRALVEFGPVWWLTGPAALLWSAGIGVPGALGLRAWRLRGRRGEADVPVPVPAPASVPAPVPAPASVPALAEAVPAPEAPEALESTEPDDPALEPYDILPTGSWNERGEREAGEAREARRAALREASGGLMSEFPPMRMPEAPVPPAAPEEPAPEEPAPGAP from the coding sequence GTGACCCAGCTGACCGATCACACCCCGTCGATGCCGCAGACCCCGGTTGCCGTGCAAGGCGGCCGACAGGCCGCGCTGGCCGCGCTGGGCTCGGCCCTCGTGCGCGGAGCGACCGCGGCGGGGCTGGGGCTCGGCGCGCTCGCCGTTCTCGTGATGGTGTTGTGGATCAGCTCCCCGTACCCGGACAGCGGTCCGGGCGGGGCGCTGCATGTCGCGGCCGGGCTGTGGCTGTTGGCCCATGGCACGGAGCTCGTACGGACCGGCACCCTGTCCGGGAGCCCGGCGCCGGTGGGGGTGGTGCCGCTATTCCTGGTCGCGCTGCCGGCCTGGCTCGTGCACCGGGCGGCGCGTGATGCGCTCGAGCAGGACAGGGGGCGGCGGCGGCCGTCCGCGCGGGGTGCGGTGTGTGCGGTGACCGTGGGATATCTGCTGGTCGGCGCTGCTGCGGTGCTGTACGCGGCGGGCGGTCCGCTGGCGGCGGACCCGCTCAGCGTGGTGTTCCATCTGCCTGTGGTGACCGTGCTGTCGGCGGTGGCCGGGGTGTGGACGGCGAGCGGCCGGCCGCGCGGGCCGCTGCCGGCCGGGCTGCCGGAACGGGTACGGCGGGAACTCGCCCGCCCCCAGGTGTCCGTCGCGCTGCGGTCCGCGACGGCGGGGGCGGCGACGCTGCTGGGCGGCGGCGCGCTGCTGGTCGCGGCGTCGCTGGTGTGGCACGCGGACGCGACGCAGGACTCTTTCCTGCACCTCGCGGGGGAGTGGTCGGGGCGGTTGGCAGTGCTGCTGCTGGGGCTCGCGCTGGTGCCGAACGCGGCGGTCTGGGGCGCGGCGTACGGCCTCGGCCCCGGTTTCGCACTCGGTGCGGGAGCGACGGCGACGCCGCTGGCGTTGGCCGGGGATCCCGCGCTGCCCTACTTCCCGCTGCTCGCCGCGGTCCCTTCGGAGGGGCCGGGCACGCCGCTGAACTGGGCGGCGCTGGTGGTGCCGGTCGCCGCGGGGGCGGTGATCGCGTGGTTCACGGAACGGGCGGCGGCAGTGCGGTACACGGAGCGGGAGGAGGTGTGGGGCTGCCGCGGGACCGCGCTGACCGTGCTGCTCGGGGCGACGGGATGCGCGGCGTTCATGGCGATCCTGACGGCGGCGTCGAGCGGCCCGATGGGCACGCGGGCGCTGGTGGAGTTCGGCCCGGTGTGGTGGCTGACGGGCCCGGCGGCGCTGCTCTGGTCGGCGGGGATCGGAGTGCCGGGGGCGCTGGGGCTGCGGGCGTGGCGGTTGCGGGGGCGACGGGGCGAGGCGGATGTGCCGGTGCCGGTTCCCGCTCCCGCTTCGGTTCCGGCTCCGGTTCCCGCTCCCGCTTCGGTTCCGGCTCTGGCGGAGGCGGTGCCGGCCCCGGAGGCTCCGGAGGCCCTTGAGTCGACGGAGCCCGACGACCCGGCGTTGGAGCCGTACGACATCTTGCCGACGGGCTCGTGGAACGAGAGGGGCGAGCGGGAGGCGGGGGAGGCGCGGGAGGCGCGGCGGGCGGCGCTGAGGGAGGCGTCGGGGGGTCTGATGTCGGAGTTCCCGCCGATGCGGATGCCCGAGGCGCCAGTACCGCCGGCCGCACCGGAGGAGCCGGCACCGGAGGAGCCGGCGCCGGGGGCGCCGTAG
- the purH gene encoding bifunctional phosphoribosylaminoimidazolecarboxamide formyltransferase/IMP cyclohydrolase: MTVEAAKRAIRRALVSVYDKTGLEELARGLHEAGVELVSTGSTAAKIAAAGVPVTKVEELTGFPECLDGRVKTLHPRVHAGILADLRLESHRAQLAELGVEPFDLVVVNLYPFRETVASGASPDECVEQIDIGGPSMVRAAAKNHPSVAVVTSPARYADVLDAVKEGGFDLTARKRLAAEAFQHTASYDVAVASWFASSYAPADDSVLPDFLGATFERTNVLRYGENPHQAAALYSNGNGGLADAEQLHGKEMSYNNYVDTEAARRAAYDHDEPCVAIIKHANPCGIAVGANVADAHRKAHACDPLSAFGGVIAVNRPVTVALAEQVAEIFTEVIVAPAYEDGAVEVLARKKNIRVLRCTGSPAAPVELRPIEGGALLQIKDRLQAEGDDPANWTLATGEALSADELAELAFAWKACRAVKSNAILLAKDSASVGVGMGQVNRVDSAKLAVERAGAERAEGSYAASDAFFPFPDGLEILLAAGIKAVVQPGGSVRDELVVEAAKKAGVTMYFTGTRHFFH, encoded by the coding sequence GTGACTGTTGAGGCTGCGAAGCGGGCCATCCGGCGAGCGCTGGTCAGTGTTTATGACAAGACGGGTCTTGAGGAGCTCGCCCGCGGGCTGCACGAGGCGGGTGTGGAGCTGGTCTCCACCGGCTCGACCGCCGCGAAGATCGCCGCGGCCGGGGTGCCGGTCACCAAGGTCGAGGAGCTCACCGGCTTCCCCGAGTGCCTGGACGGCCGGGTCAAGACGCTGCACCCGCGCGTGCACGCCGGCATCCTCGCCGACCTGCGGCTCGAGTCGCACCGCGCGCAGCTCGCCGAGCTCGGCGTGGAGCCCTTCGATCTCGTGGTCGTCAACCTCTACCCGTTCCGGGAGACCGTCGCCTCGGGCGCCTCTCCCGACGAGTGCGTCGAGCAGATCGACATCGGCGGCCCGTCGATGGTCCGCGCCGCCGCCAAGAACCACCCCTCCGTCGCTGTCGTCACCAGCCCCGCGCGGTACGCGGACGTCCTCGACGCGGTCAAGGAGGGCGGCTTCGACCTGACCGCCCGCAAGCGGCTCGCCGCCGAGGCCTTCCAGCACACCGCCTCGTACGACGTGGCCGTCGCCTCCTGGTTCGCCTCCTCCTACGCGCCCGCCGACGACTCGGTCCTCCCCGACTTCCTGGGCGCGACCTTCGAGCGTACGAACGTGCTTCGCTACGGCGAGAACCCGCACCAGGCCGCGGCCCTGTACTCCAACGGCAATGGGGGCCTGGCCGACGCGGAGCAGCTGCACGGCAAGGAGATGTCGTACAACAACTACGTCGACACGGAGGCCGCCCGGCGCGCGGCGTACGACCACGACGAGCCCTGTGTCGCGATCATCAAGCACGCCAACCCGTGCGGCATCGCGGTCGGCGCGAATGTCGCCGATGCGCACCGCAAGGCGCACGCCTGCGACCCGCTGTCGGCGTTCGGCGGGGTCATCGCCGTAAACCGGCCGGTCACGGTCGCGCTTGCCGAGCAGGTCGCCGAGATCTTCACCGAGGTCATCGTCGCTCCGGCGTACGAGGACGGCGCGGTCGAGGTGCTGGCCCGCAAGAAGAACATCCGCGTGCTGCGTTGTACGGGCTCCCCGGCGGCCCCCGTCGAACTCCGGCCCATCGAGGGCGGCGCGCTGCTGCAGATCAAGGACCGCCTTCAGGCGGAGGGCGACGACCCGGCGAACTGGACGCTGGCGACGGGTGAGGCGCTGTCGGCGGACGAGCTGGCCGAGCTCGCCTTCGCGTGGAAGGCCTGCCGCGCGGTCAAGTCCAACGCGATCCTGCTCGCCAAGGACAGCGCGTCGGTCGGTGTCGGCATGGGCCAGGTCAACCGCGTCGACTCCGCGAAGCTCGCGGTGGAACGGGCCGGCGCCGAGCGCGCGGAGGGTTCCTACGCCGCGTCGGACGCGTTCTTCCCGTTCCCGGACGGCCTGGAGATCCTGCTGGCCGCGGGCATCAAGGCCGTGGTGCAGCCGGGTGGTTCGGTGCGGGACGAGCTGGTGGTGGAGGCGGCGAAGAAGGCGGGCGTGACGATGTACTTCACGGGCACGCGCCACTTCTTCCACTGA
- the sucC gene encoding ADP-forming succinate--CoA ligase subunit beta, whose amino-acid sequence MDLFEYQARDLFAKHGVPVLAGEVIDTPDAAREATERLGGKSVVKAQVKVGGRGKAGGVKLAATPDEAVARATDILGMDIKGHTVHKVMIAETAPEIAEEYYVSYLLDRTNRTFLAMASVQGGMDIEEVAEKTPEALAKVPVNAVDGVTIEKAREIVAQAKFPAEVAEQVAEVLVTLWDTFVAEDALLVEVNPLAKVADGRIIALDGKVSLDENADFRQPEHEALEDKDAANPLEAAAKAKNLNYVKLDGEVGIIGNGAGLVMSTLDVVAYAGEAHGGVKPANFLDIGGGASAEVMANGLEIILGDPDVKSVFVNVFGGITACDEVANGIVQALALLKSKGEDVNKPLVVRLDGNNAELGRRILSDANHPLVQRVDTMDGAADKAAELAAAK is encoded by the coding sequence GTGGACCTGTTCGAGTACCAGGCGAGGGACCTCTTCGCCAAGCACGGTGTACCGGTGCTGGCCGGTGAAGTCATTGACACGCCTGACGCGGCGCGCGAGGCCACCGAGAGGCTGGGCGGTAAGTCGGTCGTCAAGGCCCAGGTGAAGGTCGGCGGCCGCGGCAAGGCCGGCGGCGTGAAGCTGGCCGCCACCCCGGACGAGGCCGTCGCCCGCGCGACGGACATTCTCGGCATGGACATCAAGGGCCACACGGTCCACAAGGTGATGATCGCCGAGACCGCCCCCGAGATTGCCGAGGAGTACTACGTCTCGTACCTCCTCGACCGCACCAACCGCACCTTCCTCGCCATGGCGTCCGTCCAGGGCGGCATGGACATCGAGGAGGTCGCGGAGAAGACCCCCGAGGCCCTCGCGAAGGTTCCGGTCAACGCCGTTGACGGCGTGACGATCGAGAAGGCCCGCGAGATCGTCGCCCAGGCGAAGTTCCCGGCCGAGGTTGCCGAGCAGGTCGCCGAGGTCCTGGTGACACTGTGGGACACCTTCGTCGCCGAGGACGCGCTCCTCGTCGAGGTCAACCCGCTCGCGAAGGTCGCCGACGGCCGCATCATCGCGCTGGACGGCAAGGTGTCTCTCGACGAGAACGCCGACTTCCGTCAGCCCGAGCACGAGGCGCTCGAGGACAAGGACGCAGCCAACCCGCTCGAGGCTGCCGCCAAGGCCAAGAACCTCAACTACGTCAAGCTCGACGGCGAGGTCGGCATCATCGGCAACGGCGCGGGTCTGGTCATGTCGACCCTCGACGTCGTCGCGTACGCCGGTGAGGCGCACGGCGGCGTGAAGCCCGCCAACTTCCTCGACATCGGTGGCGGTGCCTCCGCCGAGGTCATGGCGAACGGCCTCGAGATCATTCTCGGCGACCCGGACGTCAAGTCCGTCTTCGTCAACGTCTTCGGTGGCATCACCGCGTGCGACGAGGTCGCCAACGGCATCGTGCAGGCCTTGGCACTGCTCAAGTCCAAGGGCGAAGATGTGAACAAGCCGCTGGTCGTGCGCCTCGACGGCAACAACGCGGAGCTGGGTCGCAGGATCCTGTCCGACGCCAACCACCCGCTCGTGCAGCGCGTGGACACCATGGACGGCGCGGCCGACAAGGCCGCCGAGCTCGCGGCTGCGAAGTAA
- the sucD gene encoding succinate--CoA ligase subunit alpha: MAIFLTKDSKVIVQGMTGATGMKHTKLMLADGTNIVGGVNPRKAGASVDFDGTEVPVFGSVAEAMEKTGANVSVVFVPPAFAKAAVVEAIDAEIGLAVVITEGIAVHDSAAFWAYAGSKGNKTRIIGPNCPGLITPGQSNAGIIPGDITKPGRIGLVSKSGTLTYQMMYELRDIGFSSAVGIGGDPVIGTTHIDALAAFEADPETDLIVMIGEIGGDAEERAADYIAKNVTKPVVGYVAGFTAPEGKTMGHAGAIVSGSSGTAQAKKEALEAAGVKVGKTPTETAKLARAILAG; the protein is encoded by the coding sequence ATGGCTATCTTCCTCACCAAGGACAGCAAGGTCATCGTCCAGGGCATGACCGGCGCCACCGGCATGAAGCACACCAAGCTCATGCTCGCTGACGGCACCAACATCGTCGGCGGTGTGAACCCGCGCAAGGCCGGCGCGTCCGTCGACTTCGACGGCACCGAGGTGCCCGTCTTCGGCTCCGTCGCCGAGGCGATGGAGAAGACCGGCGCCAACGTCTCCGTCGTCTTCGTGCCGCCGGCCTTCGCCAAGGCCGCTGTCGTCGAGGCGATCGACGCCGAGATCGGTCTCGCCGTCGTCATCACCGAGGGCATCGCGGTCCACGACTCGGCCGCCTTCTGGGCGTACGCCGGCTCGAAGGGCAACAAGACCCGGATCATCGGCCCGAACTGCCCCGGCCTGATCACCCCCGGTCAGTCCAACGCCGGCATCATCCCGGGCGACATCACCAAGCCCGGCCGCATCGGTCTCGTGTCCAAGTCCGGCACGCTGACCTACCAGATGATGTACGAGCTCCGTGACATCGGCTTCTCCTCGGCCGTCGGCATCGGTGGCGACCCGGTCATCGGTACGACGCACATCGACGCCCTCGCGGCGTTCGAGGCCGACCCCGAGACCGACCTGATCGTGATGATCGGCGAGATCGGCGGCGACGCCGAGGAGCGTGCGGCCGACTACATCGCCAAGAACGTGACCAAGCCGGTCGTCGGCTACGTCGCGGGCTTCACGGCGCCCGAGGGCAAGACCATGGGCCACGCCGGCGCCATCGTCTCCGGCTCCTCCGGCACCGCGCAGGCGAAGAAGGAGGCCCTCGAGGCCGCGGGCGTCAAGGTCGGCAAGACGCCGACCGAGACGGCCAAGCTGGCGCGCGCGATCCTCGCCGGCTGA
- a CDS encoding sigma factor-like helix-turn-helix DNA-binding protein gives MTQRAPRSTAAAPLPSPEERRMLREAKSLTEEQLAVAVGVRRATIRSWEAGRTSPRGSRREAYAKLLADPGTEPAELSVTTAPSPWTELAPQATDPAQAPDRTDKTDALTSAPAVRETPRQDPPPPPRAELTPAEAFDALYSYVAPALVRQTYLLTGRRRLSHESVERAFHLAWQHWPEVAHDGDPAGWVRAVAYEYAMSPWHRLLRAHNEPDLRPPAEPGRRALLDALLELPPPYRRTVLLYDGLGLGLPETAAETEASTPAAASRVLHARAAIAERLPELSQGAALHELLTDLAREGPAPEMTPAVAVRTGSEGRARFWTRVAIAVTTLIVSATAFTVVTAPTRYEPPLAPAQQVDSGPVLSGPQLPQRDTALRKQLRSLLANGPERLVPQIR, from the coding sequence ATGACTCAGCGCGCCCCACGCTCCACTGCCGCCGCTCCACTGCCCTCCCCGGAGGAACGGCGGATGCTGCGCGAGGCGAAGTCACTGACCGAGGAGCAGCTCGCCGTTGCGGTCGGTGTCAGGCGGGCGACGATCAGGTCCTGGGAGGCCGGCCGCACCAGCCCGCGGGGGTCCAGGCGGGAGGCGTACGCGAAGCTGCTGGCAGACCCCGGCACGGAGCCCGCGGAATTGTCCGTCACGACGGCACCCTCCCCGTGGACCGAACTCGCCCCTCAGGCCACGGACCCGGCCCAGGCCCCGGACCGCACGGACAAAACCGACGCCCTCACCTCGGCACCCGCGGTCCGCGAAACCCCCCGGCAGGACCCACCGCCACCACCACGCGCCGAGCTCACCCCCGCCGAAGCATTCGACGCGCTGTACTCGTACGTCGCCCCCGCTCTCGTACGCCAGACCTACCTGCTCACCGGCCGGCGCCGGCTCTCCCACGAGTCGGTCGAGCGCGCCTTCCACCTCGCCTGGCAGCACTGGCCGGAGGTCGCGCACGACGGGGACCCCGCGGGCTGGGTGCGGGCCGTCGCGTACGAGTACGCCATGTCCCCCTGGCACCGGCTCCTCCGCGCACACAATGAGCCCGATTTACGGCCGCCCGCCGAGCCGGGCCGGCGCGCGCTGCTCGACGCGCTGCTGGAGCTGCCGCCGCCGTACCGCCGCACGGTGCTGCTCTACGACGGCCTGGGCCTCGGCCTGCCGGAGACCGCGGCCGAGACCGAGGCCAGCACCCCGGCCGCGGCGAGCCGGGTGCTGCACGCACGGGCGGCCATCGCCGAACGACTCCCGGAGCTGAGCCAGGGGGCGGCGCTGCACGAACTGCTCACGGACCTCGCCCGCGAGGGGCCGGCGCCGGAGATGACTCCCGCCGTTGCCGTGCGGACGGGCAGTGAGGGGCGGGCCCGGTTCTGGACGCGGGTGGCCATCGCCGTCACCACGCTGATCGTGAGCGCCACGGCTTTCACCGTGGTCACCGCGCCGACGCGGTACGAGCCGCCGCTCGCCCCCGCCCAGCAGGTCGACAGCGGACCGGTGCTCAGCGGACCGCAACTGCCCCAACGGGACACCGCGCTGCGCAAGCAGCTCCGCTCCCTGCTCGCGAACGGTCCCGAGCGACTCGTACCCCAGATCCGATAG
- the purN gene encoding phosphoribosylglycinamide formyltransferase has translation MASPPPSARPARLVVLVSGSGTNLQALLDAIADDPQGFGARIVAVGADRDGIAGLERAERAGLPTFVCRVKDYETRDAWDTALTEATAAHEPDLVISAGFMKIVGKEFLARFGGRCVNTHPALLPSFPGAHGVRDALAYGAKVTGCTVHFVDDGVDTGPIIAQGVVEVRDEDDEAALHERIKEIERRLLVEVVGRLARNGYRIEGRKVVFP, from the coding sequence GTGGCCTCCCCGCCCCCCTCCGCCCGACCGGCCCGCCTCGTGGTCCTGGTCTCCGGCTCCGGAACGAATCTCCAGGCACTGCTCGACGCGATCGCCGACGACCCTCAGGGCTTCGGCGCCCGCATCGTCGCCGTCGGCGCCGACCGGGACGGGATCGCCGGCCTGGAGCGGGCCGAGCGCGCCGGGCTGCCCACCTTTGTGTGCAGGGTCAAGGACTACGAGACGCGCGACGCGTGGGACACCGCGCTCACCGAGGCCACCGCCGCCCACGAACCGGATCTCGTCATCTCGGCCGGCTTCATGAAGATCGTGGGGAAGGAATTCCTCGCCCGCTTCGGTGGCCGCTGCGTCAATACGCATCCCGCCCTGCTGCCCAGCTTCCCCGGAGCCCACGGAGTGCGCGACGCGCTCGCGTACGGCGCGAAGGTCACCGGATGCACCGTCCACTTCGTCGACGACGGCGTCGACACCGGCCCGATCATCGCGCAGGGCGTGGTCGAGGTACGGGACGAGGACGATGAAGCCGCTCTCCATGAGCGGATCAAGGAAATCGAGCGACGGCTGCTCGTCGAGGTCGTGGGGCGTCTGGCCCGTAACGGCTACCGCATTGAGGGACGAAAGGTAGTTTTCCCGTGA